GCCTGACCAATGGCCTTCTGCAACTCTCGCACAACACGACGTATCTCATCCCTTCTGAATAAGAATATCTTATATAGTAACCCCGGCACTATtagtataaaaaatattataccCACTATTTTAAAAGCATGTTCAGTATTGTTCCTAAAAGGCATTTTTATTAGTATTCCTATTAATGaaattaataatacaataactAACCCAAACCCAAGGCCATACATTCCTATTGCCCAATAAGATCTGAACCTAACTTTTGTCTGAGAGACAGTGTTGATGATCCCAATGGCCTCTCTGTAGCGCTCTGGCTGCTGAATGATCAGGCTCAGTTGGTCAGGTACACTGTCGCTCCACACTCCACAGTCAAACTTGTTGACGAGCTGCTCTTCGTTGACAGCAGACAGTGGCTCGAGGCTCTTGCCGTTGTAGAGGGATGGCGGCTGGTAGGACACCACAGTGGAGCCCTGTATTTCCTGGTTAGGTGTACACAGCACTCGGAGTAACTGCTGTCTGAAGTCTGGCTGCTGTATCTCCAGGTATGTGAGGTGAGCCAGGTGCAGAGGGACCTGCAGGTCTCGCTGCAGCAGCACTGGCACTATGGGCTTCCTCTGCAGACAGTCTCTGAACATGGACATGTTGGCCTCCAGCAAACACCAGCGGCTCCTCACAAACTCTGCGCTCAGGATCAGTAGCACCTTCTGGCTCTGCTGAATGCTTTCAGACATGTTGTCCAGAATGGGACGTCCCGCAGTGAAGTCTCTCTCATGGTCACACACCCTCAGGCCCCTGTCCTCCAGCTGCTGAATGAGAGCGTGTGTCCACTGGTAGTCAGTGCTGCTGTAGCTGCAGAAAACGTGGTAGGACTCTCCCTGAGAGAGCTCTGGGATTACCAACTCTGCGCCCATTTCTCTGAAAGACAAAAGTCAAGTTTTATTAAGAATGAGCAGAAAAATTTGTGAGTAATTGGGTATGCTAAATCAAATATGTTTATAcaaactttttatttagaaaagagACAGTgaatattaatgaacatatgATCATATGTAAATATACCAGATTTGAGTCAGAGTCCAATTTCCATTTGTTTTCTTATATGAGCTGATGGTAACATCAAAAGTCATACGTAgcataaaacactaaaacaataTTACAAACATTAGGACCAAAGACAACAAGAACCTCACATtagaatcacaatacaaacaacagcAGACTTGAGTACAGAGCAGGAGCAGCCACCACACACTCACGAGTCAAACAGGCTCACACATTCATTTACAATTCACAATTACTTATAATGTCCAACAATGCATTGTCCTAAAATAAGGTGATATGTATTGCACATACCCTAAAGTGCTGTGTATAGCATGTACCTTAAAGTCCTCAAAGTGTTTCACATACCGTACAGTGCTTAAATACTGCACTTACACTTAAGTGCTGTATGTCTTGCACTAGTCTAAAGTACTGAAGCATTGCAGATAAGTCCTATAAAATTGCACATACCGTAAAGTACTTAGGTATTGCACATAGTCTCAAGTGCTGAATTTAGTTCTTATGAATTGTGCTCAcaggtgttgtgtgtgtgtgtcttagtCTCTCATTTTAGCAACCTTTTAAAGTTGTAACGCTGGGAGCGTCCCTCCTGGCTTTATAACATTAGCAGTTCCATTGTACACAGCCCTTGTAAGACAGAACATTTTGACAAGGTACTTCCTCTCACAGGGACCTCTGTTTATGGCTCTGGTGGTTTGTGATACTGTGGTTCTGTATTTAGTTCTGTAACGGTGGTGGAGCCAGACCATGTAAGCTTTTAGAGATGACACAGGTGTTTGTgaattttacaaaaatgaaaaaaatgtaaaactccaCAAATTATCTTTGGAAGAATTACAATGGTGGTTCATCTAgattgtatgtaaaaaaaaaaaaaaaaatggagtaTTGTAAAATGTACACATTCTCTTTCTTTACAAGTTAAATTCAGAAATAGTTGATGTATTATTCAAATATCACTTGCAGCTCATGAGATTATTGTCTGCCAAGGACTCATTTGAATAGAtcaaatataataacaatacatttaattaaGGTAAAAATTTTAACGTAAAAGCTTATAGCATTTCACTGTGAGTAATTAgcttatttttcacattttaaaaggtactctgtctttaatgtattttacttttttactttcagCATACACTTGTCATATTTAGTTTCTACATACATGCTGTTTGGCCATGTTTAgtgttctgtttactttattcagggaccatgtacaaatgcattaatcaAAAGAAAAGATTATCTCTACCCGATTTAGCTactgctcctttctgctgtcCCGGGGCAGGTGAACGCACTAAAAATGcgtatttcattacatttacattgcaGGACTAGCATAGCTtatcattaacattaacaataaAATGCTATCAAATAAATGTTAGAAAAAGACATACATTCCAACATTTGAATTCAttcattataaaagaaaaagttcACCTACCTGATGCCGGACAGGTAAGCCAAGAATGACAGGAGCTTACACTTTGAACCTGATTGCAGGAACTGTAGTTTAATTCCTCCTCCCTTTGTCATCTTAAAGGAACAGTGTCATGACACCACAAACCAGGTTTTCAAATGAACTGGATGttgatgtaaaaatatttatgtAGTTTTTCATAGAACTAAATATTCCACTACCAAAACTTTCcaaattacaattttttttccagtgttagGATTAAGGTTAGGGCCTGGTTTTGAGATtctggttaaggttagggctaGGGTGAAGGAACAttgattattacattattacccACCACTACTGTTTTTGGACCTCTTGTTGTCTCATAGTCATGTCTAAGAGTGTTCTCTGGGCTGTGCCTTGACAACGAGTGAAAAAGCTCAAAAGAGGAAAGGCTAAGGTCGATCAGGGGGAACTAGCTGCATTATGGGATCTTCGTcatccagtgtctgtgtaataaaAGGGGGCGGAGCCAAAGATACAGTCATTTAGTTGTGGATTTTTTGATTCTGACACAGTTCTCGTTTATGCCATTTTCTTTGTACTTACTTGAAATGGGATATGTTGTGTAAAATCAACTATCAGTTTTGACCTACTTTTCACAGTTTACAGTTATGTCTtcattatattttcattattcatttccaAAAGTATGTTAAAAAGCAACATGTCTGAACTTCAATATTACCCCTATTGTAATACATCACACATGCACCTTCGTTATGtctttattgaaatatttttaacaatattaagaTCATTGGAAGGttctcaaaaacaaaaagggTTACATCACACATTAATATTGGCATCCACTgcattttgaggaaaataaacatggaaatatggggctacatgtttttttaaaacagCTAAACCTGGTGTTTTTCACAGAGAGCTGATGGGTGACATACTGACAGAAGCACACACCTCCTTCCAGGTGACTAGAGCTGGAGGTGGTTTGAAATGGGAAGTACCTTTTAGCGAGACAGCAGGCATACCCACAGGAGTGCTCCACTATGGCTGTATGAAAGAAGTCCTGGTCCTGGGACAGAGCACTGAGCTCCTCTCTGCAGCCCTCCACACTCACATAAACCAGGAGGAGTTTAGAGGGTGACTGAGAGCCTATCAGGACGTGCTCCTCAAACAGGAGGCTGTTGGCCTGACCAATGGCCTTCTTCAGCTCATCCATAATGCGCTCAGGCTCATTTTTTCTGAAGGATACAATTTTATAGAAAACCCAAAGTCCCACTAAACCTATACACACATAACCTGGAATATGTACTGCTGGTGTTACTGGGATACCTGGTGTAGTAAAAATAACTGTTAGTATTACACCACAGAAAAATATTCTTGCAAGCAGAGAGGCATGGTACATTCCTTGGGACCAGGAAGTCCtatatttcacttttgtctgAGAGACAGTGTTGATGATCCCAATGGCCTCTCTGTAGCTCTCTGGGTGCTGAATGATCAGACGAAGCTGTTGGGGCACTACTGTGTCGCTCCACTCTCCACAGTCAAACTCATTGAGTTGCTCTTCGTTCACAGGGGACAGTGGCTCGAGGCTCTTGCCATTGTAGACGGATGGGGGCTGGTAGGG
The sequence above is drawn from the Periophthalmus magnuspinnatus isolate fPerMag1 chromosome 5, fPerMag1.2.pri, whole genome shotgun sequence genome and encodes:
- the LOC117371074 gene encoding uncharacterized protein LOC117371074; its protein translation is MGSAELVIPELSQGESYHVFCSYSSTDYQWTHALIEELEDRGLRVCDHERDFTAGRPILDNMSESIQQSQKVLLILSAEFVRSRWCLLEANMSMFRDCLQRKPIVPVLLQRDLQVPLHLAHLTCLDVHQPDFRQQLLRVLSTRNQEMQGCTVVPYQPPSVYNGKSLEPLSPVNEEQLNEFDCGEWSDTVVPQQLRLIIQHPESYREAIGIINTVSQTKVKYRTSWSQGIKNEPERIMDELKKAIGQANSLLFEEHVLIGSQSPSKLLLVYVSVEGCREELSALSQDQDFFHTAIVEHSCGYACCLAKRHSPENTLRHDYETTRGPKTVVMTKGGGIKLQFLQSGSKCKLLSFLAYLSGIREMGAELVIPELSQGESYHVFCSYSSTDYQWTHALIQQLEDRGLRVCDHERDFTAGRPILDNMSESIQQSQKVLLILSAEFVRSRWCLLEANMSMFRDCLQRKPIVPVLLQRDLQVPLHLAHLTYLEIQQPDFRQQLLRVLCTPNQEIQGSTVVSYQPPSLYNGKSLEPLSAVNEEQLVNKFDCGVWSDSVPDQLSLIIQQPERYREAIGIINTVSQTKVRFRSYWAIGMYGLGFGLVIVLLISLIGILIKMPFRNNTEHAFKIVGIIFFILIVPGLLYKIFLFRRDEIRRVVRELQKAIGQANSLLFEEHVLIGSQSHSNLLLVYVSVEGCREELSALSQDQDFFHTAIVEHSCGYACCLAKRYFPFQTTSSSSHLEANVCFCQYVTHQLSVKNTRRFKSCIP